The Coffea arabica cultivar ET-39 chromosome 4e, Coffea Arabica ET-39 HiFi, whole genome shotgun sequence genome includes a window with the following:
- the LOC113742522 gene encoding small ribosomal subunit protein uS14z/uS14y/uS14x-like — protein MGHSNIWNAHPKNYGPGSRACRVCGNSHGIIRKYGLMCCRQCFRSNAKEIGFIKYR, from the exons ATGGGACACTCCAACATCTGGAACGCTCACCCCAAGAACTATGGGCCTGGCTCACGcgcttg CCGCGTTTGCGGGAACTCCCATGGGATAATCAGGAAGTACGGGCTCATGTGTTGCAGACAATGCTTCCGCAGTAACGCTAAGGAAATTGGCTTCATCAAG TACCGTTAG
- the LOC113742521 gene encoding uncharacterized protein isoform X1 — protein MSLKVWTFRVLLFHILLMYRFKDRKVMATATMATAAGAAALLYYTLNRKIVSSTTKRDDDEDSGGVDTQTHSGIDRVSNRLIQAPATWLETISTLSETLRFTYSETLGKWPIGDLAFGISFLLKRQGNLHVGSVFGGNDSHQLKGPEITLELRHLLNLLTLCWHFSKKPFPLFLEETGFSQENVLLQEPKAGILKPAFTVLVDQNSKTFLLLIRGTHSIKDTLTAATGAVVPFHHSVVCEGGVINLVLGYAHCGMVAAARWIAKLATPCLLRALNNYPEYKLKIVGHSLGGGTAALLTYVLREQKELSTATCVAFAPAACMTWELAESGTEFITSVINGADLVPTFSAASVDDLRAEVTASAWLNDLRNQIEQTRILSTVYRSASALGSRLPSMASAKAKVAGAGAILRPVSTGTQVVMKRAQSMAQAALSRPGMRLSSWSCMGPRRRSANKQGSTNDGAESLESSAIHGETSEPFLATSEVTSSSIDSSEIPVSSSGGVVWSSGSCSSEIRCGVDADLDEGEDVLDHDRHQDRMTEVELWQQIEKELYDQIECEESDVVKEIREEEAAAIAEVSDSDSESSLPNTKEVHRFFPPGRIMHIVTLLTDEVDCGIDSITSSSLDHCQPAEPKVGIFLTPRSLYSKLRLSQTMIADHFMPVYRRQMEKLIRELEEESSDSHRFDQEI, from the exons ATGTCCCTCAAAGTTTGGACCTTTAGGGTTTTGCTTTTTCATATTTTACTCATGTACAG ATTTAAGGATCGAAAAGTTATGGCAACTGCAACTATGGCGACTGCAGCTGGTGCTGCTGCTCTCTTGTATTATACATTGAATAGAAAAATAGTGTCCAGTACCACTAAGagagatgatgatgaagatagTGGTGGTGTGGACACACAAACTCATTCAGGGATTGATCGAGTTTCAAATAGGCTCATACAAGCTCCTGCAACATGGTTAGAGACAATTTCAACGTTATCTGAGACACTAAGGTTTACATATTCTGAGACTCTGGGAAAGTGGCCCATTGGTGATTTGGCTTTCGGAATCAGCTTTCTGTTAAAGAGGCAG GGAAATTTACACGTTGGAAGCGTATTTGGAGGGAATGATAGCCATCAACTCAAAGGACCTGAAATTACATTGGAGCTTAGACATCTCTTGAACTTGTTGACGCTTTGTtggcatttttccaaaaaaccATTTCCACTGTTTTTGGAGGAGACGGGCTTTTCCCAAGAAAATGTTCTTCTCCAAGAACCTAAGGCCGGA ATACTGAAACCGGCTTTTACAGTTCTGGttgatcaaaattcaaaaacattCCTCTTATTGATTCGTGGAACACACAGTATCAAGGATACTCTGACAGCTGCTACTGGAGCAGTAGTACCTTTCCATCACTCTGTCGTGTGTGAGGGAGGAGTCATCAATTTGGTTTTGGGTTATGCACATTGTGGGATGGTTGCAGCAGCTCGCTGGATTGCTAAACTTGCAACTCCTTGTCTCCTTAGAGCCCTCAACAATTATCCTGAGTATAAACTTAAG ATTGTAGGACATTCTTTGGGTGGTGGTACTGCAGCTCTTTTAACTTATGTATTGCGTGAGCAGAAGGAACTATCAACAGCTACGTGTGTAGCATTTGCTCCAG CTGCTTGTATGACATGGGAATTGGCTGAATCTGGCACTGAATTCATTACTTCTGTAATAAATGGAGCTGATCTGGTGCCAACATTCTCTGCTGCTTCAGTGGATGACCTTCGTGCTGAG GTGACAGCATCAGCCTGGTTGAATGATCTTAGGAATCAGATTGAACAAACTCGAATCCTTAGTACTGTTTATCGATCTGCTTCAGCCTTGGGTTCTCGTCTTCCATCCATGGCAAGTGCTAAAGCAAAAGTTGCTGGTGCTGGTGCAATACTGCGCCCAGTATCTACTGGTACACAg GTTGTTATGAAGAGAGCCCAAAGCATGGCTCAGGCAGCATTATCAAGACCTGGCATGCGATTATCCTCATGGTCATGCATGGGTCCTCGACGTCGTTCAGCAAATAAACAAGGGAGCACTAATGATGGGGCAGAGTCTTTGGAATCTTCTGCAATTCATGGAGAAACATCTGAACCATTCCTTGCTACCTCTGAGGTGACCTCAAGTAGCATTGACAGCTCTGAAATCCCTGTATCTTCATCAGGAGGGGTGGTGTGGAGTTCAGGAAGTTGCTCAAGTGAGATCAGATGCGGTGTTGATGCTGACCTTGATGAGGGCGAGGATGTCTTGGACCATGATAGACATCAAGATCGTATGACGGAAGTTGAGTTGTGGCAACAAATTGAGAAAGAGCTTTATGATCAGATTGAATGTGAGGAATCTGATGTGGTGAAGGAGATTAGGGAAGAAGAAGCAGCAGCTATTGCAGAGGTAAGTGATAGTGACTCTGAAAGCTCACTGCCTAATACAAAGGAAGTGCACAGGTTTTTCCCCCCGGGAAGAATAATGCACATCGTGACACTTCTTACTGATGAGGTGGACTGTGGAATTGACAGCATTACTTCTAGTAGCTTGGACCATTGTCAACCAGCTGAGCCAAAAGTTGGAATTTTTCTGACTCCTAGGTCATTGTATAGTAAACTAAGGCTGTCCCAGACCATGATTGCTGATCACTTCATGCCAGTTTATAGAAGACAAATGGAAAAGCTCATAAGAGAACTTGAGGAAGAGAGCTCTGATAGCCATCGTTTTGATCAGGaaatttaa
- the LOC113742521 gene encoding uncharacterized protein isoform X2, whose protein sequence is MATATMATAAGAAALLYYTLNRKIVSSTTKRDDDEDSGGVDTQTHSGIDRVSNRLIQAPATWLETISTLSETLRFTYSETLGKWPIGDLAFGISFLLKRQGNLHVGSVFGGNDSHQLKGPEITLELRHLLNLLTLCWHFSKKPFPLFLEETGFSQENVLLQEPKAGILKPAFTVLVDQNSKTFLLLIRGTHSIKDTLTAATGAVVPFHHSVVCEGGVINLVLGYAHCGMVAAARWIAKLATPCLLRALNNYPEYKLKIVGHSLGGGTAALLTYVLREQKELSTATCVAFAPAACMTWELAESGTEFITSVINGADLVPTFSAASVDDLRAEVTASAWLNDLRNQIEQTRILSTVYRSASALGSRLPSMASAKAKVAGAGAILRPVSTGTQVVMKRAQSMAQAALSRPGMRLSSWSCMGPRRRSANKQGSTNDGAESLESSAIHGETSEPFLATSEVTSSSIDSSEIPVSSSGGVVWSSGSCSSEIRCGVDADLDEGEDVLDHDRHQDRMTEVELWQQIEKELYDQIECEESDVVKEIREEEAAAIAEVSDSDSESSLPNTKEVHRFFPPGRIMHIVTLLTDEVDCGIDSITSSSLDHCQPAEPKVGIFLTPRSLYSKLRLSQTMIADHFMPVYRRQMEKLIRELEEESSDSHRFDQEI, encoded by the exons ATGGCAACTGCAACTATGGCGACTGCAGCTGGTGCTGCTGCTCTCTTGTATTATACATTGAATAGAAAAATAGTGTCCAGTACCACTAAGagagatgatgatgaagatagTGGTGGTGTGGACACACAAACTCATTCAGGGATTGATCGAGTTTCAAATAGGCTCATACAAGCTCCTGCAACATGGTTAGAGACAATTTCAACGTTATCTGAGACACTAAGGTTTACATATTCTGAGACTCTGGGAAAGTGGCCCATTGGTGATTTGGCTTTCGGAATCAGCTTTCTGTTAAAGAGGCAG GGAAATTTACACGTTGGAAGCGTATTTGGAGGGAATGATAGCCATCAACTCAAAGGACCTGAAATTACATTGGAGCTTAGACATCTCTTGAACTTGTTGACGCTTTGTtggcatttttccaaaaaaccATTTCCACTGTTTTTGGAGGAGACGGGCTTTTCCCAAGAAAATGTTCTTCTCCAAGAACCTAAGGCCGGA ATACTGAAACCGGCTTTTACAGTTCTGGttgatcaaaattcaaaaacattCCTCTTATTGATTCGTGGAACACACAGTATCAAGGATACTCTGACAGCTGCTACTGGAGCAGTAGTACCTTTCCATCACTCTGTCGTGTGTGAGGGAGGAGTCATCAATTTGGTTTTGGGTTATGCACATTGTGGGATGGTTGCAGCAGCTCGCTGGATTGCTAAACTTGCAACTCCTTGTCTCCTTAGAGCCCTCAACAATTATCCTGAGTATAAACTTAAG ATTGTAGGACATTCTTTGGGTGGTGGTACTGCAGCTCTTTTAACTTATGTATTGCGTGAGCAGAAGGAACTATCAACAGCTACGTGTGTAGCATTTGCTCCAG CTGCTTGTATGACATGGGAATTGGCTGAATCTGGCACTGAATTCATTACTTCTGTAATAAATGGAGCTGATCTGGTGCCAACATTCTCTGCTGCTTCAGTGGATGACCTTCGTGCTGAG GTGACAGCATCAGCCTGGTTGAATGATCTTAGGAATCAGATTGAACAAACTCGAATCCTTAGTACTGTTTATCGATCTGCTTCAGCCTTGGGTTCTCGTCTTCCATCCATGGCAAGTGCTAAAGCAAAAGTTGCTGGTGCTGGTGCAATACTGCGCCCAGTATCTACTGGTACACAg GTTGTTATGAAGAGAGCCCAAAGCATGGCTCAGGCAGCATTATCAAGACCTGGCATGCGATTATCCTCATGGTCATGCATGGGTCCTCGACGTCGTTCAGCAAATAAACAAGGGAGCACTAATGATGGGGCAGAGTCTTTGGAATCTTCTGCAATTCATGGAGAAACATCTGAACCATTCCTTGCTACCTCTGAGGTGACCTCAAGTAGCATTGACAGCTCTGAAATCCCTGTATCTTCATCAGGAGGGGTGGTGTGGAGTTCAGGAAGTTGCTCAAGTGAGATCAGATGCGGTGTTGATGCTGACCTTGATGAGGGCGAGGATGTCTTGGACCATGATAGACATCAAGATCGTATGACGGAAGTTGAGTTGTGGCAACAAATTGAGAAAGAGCTTTATGATCAGATTGAATGTGAGGAATCTGATGTGGTGAAGGAGATTAGGGAAGAAGAAGCAGCAGCTATTGCAGAGGTAAGTGATAGTGACTCTGAAAGCTCACTGCCTAATACAAAGGAAGTGCACAGGTTTTTCCCCCCGGGAAGAATAATGCACATCGTGACACTTCTTACTGATGAGGTGGACTGTGGAATTGACAGCATTACTTCTAGTAGCTTGGACCATTGTCAACCAGCTGAGCCAAAAGTTGGAATTTTTCTGACTCCTAGGTCATTGTATAGTAAACTAAGGCTGTCCCAGACCATGATTGCTGATCACTTCATGCCAGTTTATAGAAGACAAATGGAAAAGCTCATAAGAGAACTTGAGGAAGAGAGCTCTGATAGCCATCGTTTTGATCAGGaaatttaa
- the LOC113741519 gene encoding exocyst complex component EXO70A1-like: MLSFLAYLIMGSSQSLQSAVEVVSNWHPQPRERLIFDCGRAEVSQYLQAVVKIRQSASDNDELKDIISMAVSRLKHEFRTVLTRQTDSAMGSNSTTELSSLTDSTGYQFRYEDFVVHETPSAEVIRYLRSIAETMDSCGHLDVCIEVYKSVRRPFVNAVFKRLRLDELKAGDVKRFLWEELKMKIERWIEAARVCTKILFTREKQFAAQIFSGLGRTATHEECFLYTAKDAAVCLFSFAESVSLSHQSPERLEAVLMLYEVMFSLAQDVGALFPSESAKAIPNGTAATLSRLEDEVRRMLSAFENAVLHELSTISDDGGRVHPLTKHVMGYVNLMVVHRKNLVRLIVSRPSMTIRGQNVPDSELQDPTSLSPLTLHLVLIIAVLQSNLEHKSEYFKDPSLRYLFMMNNVRYIVQKIEGSGELQELISADYLKKLDGYVKGAMTSYQEITCGRLLNCLRDEGLYVCRCFTSQVSIRALRKRIKIVNIVFEEIRSLQSSREVQDLGLREELRRSMLEKLMPAYEGFLMRFSSHLESGKQRKMCLQYVQRIHVKYSLKDLEELIMTKLFARHRLPPSSDGPVENSHLGGG; this comes from the coding sequence ATGCTTTCTTTCCTGGCATATCTCATAATGGGATCCTCACAATCACTTCAATCAGCCGTTGAAGTAGTCTCAAACTGGCATCCGCAACCAAGAGAAAGATTAATATTCGATTGTGGTCGTGCTGAAGTCAGTCAATACCTGCAGGCGGTAGTCAAGATTCGGCAATCAGCAAGCGATAATGATGAGCTCAAAGACATCATTTCCATGGCTGTATCTCGGCTCAAGCATGAGTTTAGGACCGTATTGACTAGGCAAACAGATTCAGCTATGGGTTCGAATTCCACGACTGAGTTGAGCTCTTTAACTGACAGCACTGGCTATCAGTTTCGATATGAGGATTTTGTAGTGCACGAAACACCAAGTGCAGAGGTGATCCGTTATCTCCGAAGCATAGCGGAGACAATGGATTCTTGCGGGCATCTTGATGTCTGCATTGAGGTGTACAAGTCAGTGAGGAGGCCTTTCGTGAATGCAGTATTCAAGAGGCTTCGGCTTGATGAATTGAAGGCTGGGGACGTTAAGAGGTTTTTGTGGGAAGAGTTGAAGATGAAAATTGAGCGCTGGATAGAGGCTGCTAGGGTGTGTACCAAGATTCTCTTCACCAGGGAAAAGCAATTTGCCGCTCAAATATTTTCCGGGCTTGGAAGAACTGCCACTCACGAGGAATGTTTCCTATACACAGCCAAAGATGCTGCAGTTTGTTTATTCAGTTTTGCCGAATCTGTGAGCTTGAGTCACCAATCTCCAGAGAGGCTGGAGGCAGTCCTGATGCTTTACGAGGTAATGTTCTCTCTTGCGCAGGATGTTGGTGCCCTTTTCCCGTCAGAATCAGCAAAAGCTATACCAAATGGCACAGCTGCGACCCTGTCTAGACTTGAGGACGAGGTCAGAAGGATGCTCTCGGCTTTTGAGAATGCTGTGCTTCATGAGCTTTCGACCATCTCAGATGATGGAGGCAGAGTCCATCCGCTGACAAAACACGTCATGGGGTATGTTAATCTGATGGTAGTTCATAGGAAGAATCTAGTGAGGTTGATTGTGTCAAGGCCCTCGATGACTATTAGGGGTCAAAATGTTCCAGACTCGGAGCTTCAGGACCCCACGAGTCTAAGTCCTTTAACTTTGCATTTGGTTTTGATCATAGCAGTTTTACAATCAAATTTGGAGCATAAATCCGAGTACTTCAAGGATCCTTCTTTGAGGTATCTGTTCATGATGAACAATGTGAGGTATATTGTACAAAAAATTGAGGGTTCGGGGGAACTGCAAGAGTTGATTAGTGCTGATTATCTGAAGAAGTTAGACGGGTATGTCAAAGGGGCAATGACTAGCTATCAGGAAATAACCTGTGGAAGGTTATTGAATTGCTTGAGAGACGAGGGACTCTATGTTTGTCGGTGTTTTACTTCTCAAGTGTCAATTCGTGCTTTGAGGAAAAGGATCAAGATCGTAAACATTGTTTTTGAAGAGATTCGGTCGCTACAATCATCACGGGAAGTACAAGATCTCGGGCTTCGGGAGGAGCTCCGCCGTTCCATGTTGGAGAAATTGATGCCAGCTTATGAGGGCTTTCTCATGAGGTTTAGTAGCCATTTAGAGAGtggaaaacagagaaaaatgTGCCTCCAGTACGTCCAGAGGATACATGTTAAGTATTCCCTCAAGGACCTTGAGGAGTTGATCATGACGAAATTGTTTGCGCGTCATCGGCTACCTCCATCATCAGACGGCCCAGTTGAGAACTCTCATCTAGGAGGTGGTTAA
- the LOC113742379 gene encoding exocyst complex component EXO70A1-like gives MNSITVMEASNSNSRDLSSPTEPVYQKIHLGLGYDGTKSPDASSPDQTPAEANEAMEIAVDRLKNDFQDILHLQVKGVAAALTDPSSTTDSTCSFSLCLSALEESSYSGYHGPSPKEIAHLRSIAQKMNAKGHLDKLVHVYVTERKSFMYAHFRKLWDEKSGICDVRRLEWGVLEAKIMRWIRAVHCCLRGILPFEKQLSNHVFRGIGNDAIGEPCFFAIVTDYVAELLDFADALSSCRPSPEKLQEILALYRSFSRLRSDINSVFESEAGQTIRVRTDCILSRLGGEVVSLALSDFEETLLRELCNYPIPGGAIHRSTEYVMGYVTSLVSESKETLTELITSKPSTTIGNLMISDLDVKELEGRAPLAAHFLWIIIVLHLNLERRSKCYKDSLLANLFMMNNVHYIVQQIRRSAALTEMIGDNYINKLTENVQDSMTNYVSGTWDVLVYCLRHEGLNGSWGFTVGSGVSRKALKLRFKNFNTLFKETHRTQMMWEVPDLELRTKLHQSILDKLIPPYRNFLGKFRSLIDRGKQSGKYIMYSAEQLEAKVLGLFSYSSYL, from the coding sequence ATGAATTCTATTACTGTGATGGAAGCTTCAAATTCAAACTCTCGTGATTTGTCGAGCCCAACGGAACCCGTTTACCAGAAAATTCATCTCGGCCTTGGTTATGATGGGACCAAGTCGCCCGACGCTAGCTCCCCTGATCAAACTCCTGCTGAAGCAAATGAAGCTATGGAAATTGCAGTGGATCGGCTCAAGAACGATTTCCAAGACATATTGCATCTGCAGGTCAAAGGGGTTGCTGCTGCCCTCACTGATCCCAGCTCCACCACTGACTCGACTTGTTCATTTAGCCTTTGCCTGTCGGCTCTGGAGGAGAGTAGTTATTCAGGGTACCATGGTCCAAGTCCGAAAGAAATTGCCCATCTCAGATCAATTGCCCAGAAGATGAATGCAAAAGGGCATCTTGATAAGTTGGTCCATGTGTATGTCACTGAGAGGAAGTCTTTCATGTATGCACATTTCCGAAAGCTTTGGGATGAGAAGTCTGGAATCTGTGATGTCCGGAGGCTGGAGTGGGGAGTTCTAGAGGCGAAAATAATGCGCTGGATTCGAGCAGTGCATTGTTGCCTCCGGGGGATTCTCCCATTTGAGAAGCAGCTTTCAAATCATGTTTTTAGAGGTATTGGTAATGATGCTATTGGTGAGCCTTGCTTTTTTGCGATTGTTACTGATTATGTAGCTGAATTACTTGATTTTGCTGATGCTCTTAGCTCCTGTCGTCCATCACCTGAGAAGTTACAAGAGATTTTAGCCCTTTATAGAAGTTTTTCTCGTTTGAGGTCGGATATTAACTCTGTGTTTGAGTCAGAAGCTGGCCAGACGATTCGTGTTCGTACTGATTGTATACTGTCCAGGCTTGGTGGTGAAGTGGTGAGCCTTGCTCTTTCAGATTTTGAGGAAACACTGCTTCGCGAGCTGTGTAATTATCCCATTCCTGGAGGGGCAATTCACCGCTCGACCGAGTATGTGATGGGATACGTGACGAGTCTGGTTTCAGAAAGTAAGGAAACTCTGACGGAGTTAataacttccaagccttcaacgACCATAGGAAATCTAATGATCTCAGATTTGGATGTCAAGGAATTGGAAGGGCGCGCTCCTTTGGCAGCACATTTTTTGTGGATTATTATCGTGTTACATCTCAATTTGGAGCGTAGATCCAAGTGTTACAAAGATTCCttgttggcaaatttgttcATGATGAATAATGTTCACTACATCGTCCAGCAAATTAGAAGGTCTGCAGCATTGACAGAGATGATTGGGGACAATTATATCAACAAGCTTACTGAAAATGTGCAGGATTCAATGACTAATTATGTGAGTGGAACTTGGGATGTGCTTGTGTACTGTTTGAGACATGAGGGACTGAATGGCAGCTGGGGTTTCACTGTCGGTTCTGGTGTGTCAAGGAAAGCTCTAAAATTAAGATTCAAGAACTTCAATACTCTCTTTAAAGAAACACATCGGACGCAAATGATGTGGGAAGTACCGGACCTTGAGCTCCGAACGAAGCTTCACCAGTCTATTCTAGATAAGCTGATTCCTCCGTATAGGAATTTTCTCGGGAAATTCAGGAGCCTAATAGACAGGGGAAAGCAATCAGGAAAGTATATCATGTACTCTGCTGAGCAATTGGAGGCTAAGGTTTTGGGTTTATTTTCCTATTCCAGCTACCTCTAA
- the LOC113742378 gene encoding exocyst complex component EXO70A1-like, giving the protein MAINTPEPRTSTETSSFTLGTSGILEENFESRSNDFQPQAETDLLAALLAGESMSDLSLNATELHDVRSKAEKMDSEGCLGQFEAEYVSERKCFIKLRFQNLWDQNLQMGTADTQKLEWEVLEVKIMRWIRGARCSLRDILAFEKRLSMYVFQGLGNASTARSCFIEIVKDPVARLLDFPEALCSCRRSPERLRKMLLLHTSFSHLISDIKASFGASEEEIRSIQARADVILSRLGEVVRLTLVDFEAAILGDLDECPAPDGAIHRLTKYVMDYIIGLTDFQESLMKLILSKPSVSSGDGLSSKLEVAELERQTPLAAHLLWTIIVLLNNLERKSKSYRDPSLSNLFVMNNIHYIVQGIRKSRVLRQMAGCYLNKLTEIVREAMYGYLKASWDQVMYCLRSQGLRVVSWGCISWVSKNVPKDRLKKFNKLFAEIHFAQTMWTVPDLGLREGLQRSIRNRLIPTYESYLRNFGSHIMSGEGSSERCILYSVEELEDRVLELFTCPLLPLE; this is encoded by the coding sequence ATGGCCATTAATACGCCGGAGCCAAGAACCAGCACCGAGACGAGTTCGTTTACTTTAGGTACGTCAGGGATATTGGAGGAGAATTTTGAGTCACGAAGTAATGATTTCCAGCCACAGGCCGAAACCGATCTCTTGGCAGCACTACTGGCTGGGGAATCAATGAGTGACCTTAGTCTGAATGCGACAGAGCTTCATGATGTCAGGTCTAAAGCAGAGAAGATGGACTCAGAAGGGTGTCTCGGACAGTTCGAGGCTGAATACGTGAGTGAAAGGAAGTGTTTCATCAAATTACGCTTTCAAAACCTCTGGGATCAGAACTTACAAATGGGAACTGCTGATACCCAGAAGTTGGAGTGGGAAGTTCTGGAGGTAAAGATCATGCGCTGGATTCGAGGAGCACGTTGTAGCCTTAGGGATATCCTTGCATTTGAGAAGCGACTCTCAATGTATGTTTTTCAAGGTCTAGGAAACGCCAGTACCGCACGCTCGTGTTTCATTGAGATAGTTAAAGACCCCGTAGCTCGGTTACTTGACTTCCCGGAAGCTCTATGCTCCTGTCGTCGATCACCGGAAAGGTTGCGAAAGATGTTACTCTTACATACGAGTTTCTCTCATCTCATCTCGGATATTAAGGCTTCCTTTGGAGCCTCGGAAGAAGAGATTAGGAGCATTCAAGCACGCGCTGACGTTATACTTTCCAGGCTGGGTGAAGTGGTTAGACTCACTCTCGTAGATTTTGAGGCTGCGATTCTCGGCGATCTCGACGAGTGTCCGGCTCCAGATGGGGCAATTCACAGGTTGACAAAGTACGTGATGGATTATATCATCGGCCTTACAGATTTTCAGGAATCTCTAATGAAACTAATACTCTCAAAGCCTTCAGTCAGTTCCGGGGATGGACTGAGTTCCAAATTGGAGGTTGCAGAACTGGAAAGGCAAACACCTTTGGCAGCGCATTTGTTGTGGACCATTATCGTCCTGCTGAATAACTTGGAGCGCAAGTCCAAATCCTATCGAGATCCCTCGCTGTCCAATTTGTTTGTGATGAATAATATTCACTACATTGTCCAAGGAATTAGGAAGTCCAGAGTTCTGAGACAGATGGCAGGGTGTTATCTAAACAAGCTGACAGAAATTGTGCGGGAGGCAATGTATGGGTACCTAAAAGCTAGTTGGGATCAGGTCATGTATTGTTTAAGAAGCCAGGGATTGCGTGTTGTGAGCTGGGGTTGCATTTCCTGGGTGTCAAAAAATGTTCCGAAAGACAGACTCAAGAAATTCAATAAGCTGTTTGCAGAAATCCATTTCGCCCAAACAATGTGGACTGTACCAGACCTTGGCCTACGGGAGGGACTTCAACGGTCCATACGGAATAGACTAATCCCGACCTATGAGAGCTATCTCAGAAACTTCGGGAGCCACATTATGAGCGGAGAGGGTTCTTCAGAGAGGTGTATCCTTTACTCTGTTGAGGAACTGGAGGACAGGGTCTTGGAGTTGTTCACCtgtcctcttcttcctctggAGTAA